In one Photobacterium swingsii genomic region, the following are encoded:
- the prsR gene encoding PEP-CTERM-box response regulator transcription factor yields MESLLVIEDDLGIQKQLKWCFTDYNVVTAGDRKSAITALRRHEPKVITLDLGLPPDETNASEGLATLQEILSLCPLAKVIVITGNDDKTNALKAIELGAHDFYQKPIDDEILNIIVQRAFIIAKLEAENTALKSASLDANGFIGTSPQIQQVCRMVERIAPTEITTLLLGESGTGKEVIAQALHQKGSRNDKPFIAINCASIPETLLESELFGFEKGAFTGAHKTTKGKIECAHGGTLFLDEIGDMPYPLQAKILRFLQEKVIERVGGRQEIPVDVKIVCATHQNLQGMVSDKTFREDLFYRISEITINIPPLRERGEDVLLLARYFLHIANQQTQRNISGYTDEAIDALMTHHWPGNIRELQNKVKSAAIMADGKMITPEDLALFSLNEEKIALNLRQIREEAERAAVHRALSMSNGNMSNTASMLGITRPTLYSLMDKYTIQK; encoded by the coding sequence ATGGAATCACTACTTGTCATTGAAGACGATCTTGGTATTCAAAAACAATTAAAATGGTGTTTCACTGATTATAATGTGGTTACCGCAGGGGATAGAAAAAGTGCTATTACAGCACTTCGCCGCCATGAACCAAAAGTAATTACATTAGATTTAGGCCTACCACCTGATGAAACGAATGCCTCTGAAGGCTTAGCGACATTGCAAGAAATACTGTCCCTTTGCCCACTTGCTAAAGTGATCGTTATTACAGGCAATGATGATAAAACAAACGCCTTAAAAGCCATTGAACTCGGGGCGCATGACTTTTACCAAAAGCCAATTGACGATGAAATCCTCAATATTATTGTTCAACGAGCTTTCATTATCGCTAAACTCGAAGCTGAAAATACCGCGTTGAAAAGCGCCTCACTGGATGCGAATGGCTTCATTGGCACTAGCCCTCAAATCCAGCAAGTTTGCCGTATGGTTGAGCGCATAGCCCCCACCGAAATTACCACATTATTACTTGGTGAAAGCGGCACAGGTAAGGAGGTGATCGCACAAGCCTTACACCAGAAAGGATCCAGAAATGATAAGCCTTTCATAGCGATAAACTGCGCATCCATTCCTGAAACGCTGTTAGAAAGTGAACTATTTGGCTTTGAAAAAGGGGCATTTACAGGTGCGCACAAAACCACTAAAGGGAAAATAGAATGTGCCCATGGTGGCACCTTATTCTTGGATGAAATTGGTGATATGCCCTACCCGCTACAAGCCAAAATTTTACGATTCTTACAAGAAAAAGTCATTGAGCGCGTTGGTGGTCGCCAAGAAATTCCCGTTGACGTAAAAATCGTTTGTGCGACTCACCAAAATTTACAAGGCATGGTTTCTGATAAAACATTTCGTGAGGATCTTTTTTACCGTATCAGTGAAATCACCATTAATATTCCACCTCTGCGCGAGCGAGGGGAAGATGTATTGCTACTCGCTAGGTATTTCCTACACATTGCGAATCAACAAACTCAGCGGAATATTTCAGGTTACACCGACGAAGCGATAGATGCGCTAATGACTCACCATTGGCCAGGGAATATCCGCGAATTACAAAACAAAGTGAAATCTGCCGCCATAATGGCTGACGGTAAAATGATCACACCTGAAGACCTTGCGCTCTTCTCACTAAATGAAGAAAAGATTGCCCTGAACCTACGTCAAATAAGGGAGGAAGCAGAACGTGCCGCAGTACACCGCGCCCTTTCGATGAGCAACGGCAATATGTCCAATACAGCAAGTATGCTGGGTATTACCCGCCCAACGTTATATTCATTAATGGATAAATACACGATTCAAAAATGA
- the prsK gene encoding XrtA/PEP-CTERM system histidine kinase PrsK, with protein MNILVSNVGFAFSGIGFVFLFLLLLTTKKQSLQKKLLYLICLCGVLWSLTSYSQFTAQWGIAPVLLTESCLNIAFFLLLTSSLSNHQTLPHAIASSLHKGLLITLLIMAALAAVRIFSPILNLKMFLLLHLGQAIIGLWATEQLYRRTHRSETWTIKPLCLGLGVFFAYHFALYSDALLTNSIERGFWVGRGWIAVLTIPLILLTARRVSNWGSRVYVSRDVIYHSTLLLVAGGYLLIMAIVGYYLKIQGQTWGSLAQSLFFALSGIVFASLFLSESFRNNLKVFITKHFFANKYEYRVEWMKVAELLDNQESSPYDSALQAMVRPFGCEQALLAIKENGKFKIKSDYQTEKHHHNAQQLLDLLANHAVEHQWIIDIAQLKNGGEKTPFAIEPQQLPSEHPFSYVVPLTCSTGVKGVYLLSQPTSTDQLNWEDRDLMRAISMQLSVYLNVHHANQKLAESRQFDTFNRMSAFLVHDLKNVVAQLQLINKNAIKHKHNPEFIDDAFETVESAVGRLNKVLHQLNNKRLDKQQTQSINLINTLQAVCERRAVSMPKPTLFLPSETSHLISNHRLSADGERLSNILGHLIQNAQDATQPEGNVNVITEFKSDYFVISIKDNGTGMSQEFIESRLFKPFDTTKGNAGMGIGAYDAKQFIEELGGYIDVESSVGKGTCFHVHIPAITQNQAVIEK; from the coding sequence GTGAATATTCTCGTTAGCAATGTAGGCTTTGCCTTCTCAGGTATTGGTTTTGTTTTCCTTTTTCTTTTATTGCTCACAACAAAAAAACAAAGTTTACAGAAAAAATTACTCTACCTGATCTGCTTATGTGGTGTGCTATGGAGCCTCACTTCCTATAGCCAATTCACGGCTCAATGGGGGATCGCTCCCGTATTGTTAACAGAGTCATGCTTAAATATTGCTTTCTTCCTGCTGTTAACATCAAGCCTGTCTAACCATCAAACGCTGCCACACGCCATCGCTTCATCGCTGCATAAAGGGCTCTTAATAACGCTTCTTATCATGGCAGCCTTAGCTGCTGTTCGAATATTTTCACCTATTTTAAATTTGAAAATGTTTTTACTGCTTCACCTCGGCCAAGCCATTATTGGGTTATGGGCAACCGAACAGCTATACCGCCGCACGCACCGAAGTGAAACATGGACAATAAAACCGCTATGTTTAGGGCTAGGGGTTTTCTTTGCTTACCATTTTGCACTGTATTCTGATGCACTATTAACAAACTCGATAGAACGAGGCTTTTGGGTAGGCCGAGGTTGGATCGCTGTACTCACTATTCCCCTCATTTTATTAACCGCGCGGCGTGTTTCAAACTGGGGCAGCCGTGTTTATGTCTCCCGTGACGTGATTTATCACAGCACATTACTCTTAGTCGCTGGTGGCTATTTGTTGATCATGGCCATTGTAGGCTATTACCTCAAAATACAAGGGCAAACATGGGGATCACTGGCTCAAAGTCTATTCTTTGCACTGAGCGGTATTGTTTTTGCGAGTTTGTTCTTATCAGAATCATTCCGCAATAACCTTAAGGTTTTCATTACAAAGCACTTTTTTGCCAACAAATATGAATATCGCGTCGAGTGGATGAAAGTTGCAGAATTACTCGATAACCAAGAAAGCTCGCCTTATGACAGTGCACTTCAAGCGATGGTGCGTCCCTTTGGATGTGAACAGGCTTTATTAGCCATTAAAGAAAATGGCAAATTCAAAATAAAGTCTGACTATCAAACAGAAAAACATCACCATAACGCACAACAACTACTCGATCTCTTGGCTAATCATGCGGTTGAACACCAATGGATTATTGATATCGCCCAACTGAAAAATGGTGGAGAGAAAACCCCATTTGCCATTGAGCCACAACAGTTACCTAGTGAGCATCCGTTTAGTTATGTTGTCCCCCTTACTTGTTCTACTGGTGTTAAAGGCGTTTATCTCTTATCTCAACCAACCTCGACCGACCAATTAAATTGGGAAGACCGCGATCTGATGCGTGCTATCAGTATGCAGCTTTCTGTCTACCTCAACGTTCACCATGCAAATCAAAAACTCGCTGAAAGCCGTCAATTTGATACTTTCAATCGCATGTCTGCCTTCTTAGTCCACGACTTAAAAAACGTGGTCGCGCAACTTCAACTCATCAATAAAAATGCCATCAAACATAAACACAATCCTGAGTTTATTGACGATGCCTTTGAAACGGTTGAATCTGCGGTTGGCCGTCTAAATAAGGTGCTTCATCAGCTCAATAACAAACGTTTGGATAAACAGCAGACTCAATCTATAAACCTGATCAACACCTTGCAGGCGGTTTGTGAACGTCGCGCCGTCTCAATGCCTAAACCAACGCTGTTCCTTCCCTCTGAAACCAGTCATTTAATATCTAATCATCGTCTCTCTGCCGATGGCGAACGCCTTAGTAATATCCTCGGCCATCTTATCCAAAACGCACAGGATGCCACCCAACCAGAAGGCAACGTCAATGTAATAACTGAGTTTAAATCAGACTATTTTGTCATTAGCATTAAAGATAATGGTACTGGGATGTCACAAGAATTTATTGAGTCTAGGCTGTTTAAGCCCTTCGATACGACAAAAGGGAATGCAGGTATGGGGATAGGCGCATACGATGCTAAGCAATTTATTGAAGAGCTTGGCGGCTATATTGACGTCGAATCTAGCGTCGGAAAAGGAACATGTTTTCACGTTCACATCCCAGCTATAACGCAAAATCAGGCCGTCATTGAGAAATAA
- a CDS encoding YgiW/YdeI family stress tolerance OB fold protein, with translation MNITKRTLQKTVIAISAALILAPTAALAGDHDKNATINYTGPIDTVTVSELLNDTSMFTERKAVVEGVLLRQINADTYIFSDGTKEIQVELDDDIHMPQAINAETKLRLYGEYEGGNTPEIEVDRIQVI, from the coding sequence ATGAACATCACAAAACGTACCCTACAAAAAACAGTTATCGCTATCAGTGCTGCACTTATCCTAGCGCCAACCGCTGCCTTAGCGGGTGACCATGATAAGAATGCAACAATCAATTACACAGGCCCTATTGATACTGTGACAGTTTCAGAGCTATTAAACGACACGAGTATGTTCACCGAGCGTAAAGCCGTTGTTGAAGGCGTTCTGCTTCGTCAAATCAATGCTGATACTTACATCTTTAGCGATGGTACTAAAGAAATCCAAGTTGAGCTTGATGACGACATTCACATGCCGCAAGCCATTAATGCAGAAACAAAGCTACGTTTATACGGTGAATACGAAGGTGGAAATACCCCAGAAATCGAAGTTGATCGCATCCAAGTCATTTAA
- the cobU gene encoding bifunctional adenosylcobinamide kinase/adenosylcobinamide-phosphate guanylyltransferase codes for MSNIEALTGVELVLGGARSGKSRYAEAQSVATGKGVIYIATAGAGDDEMSDRIARHQAQRPSEWMTVEEPLDLAAAIRQYSQSDNCLLVDCLTLWLTNCLFDPNNVISWQDRKSDFMAALAEAPGRIIMVSNEVGQGIVPLGEVSRRFVDESGWLHQEIAAVAGKVVFVIAGLPQVLKDSTV; via the coding sequence GTGAGTAATATAGAGGCCCTTACTGGGGTAGAGTTGGTCCTTGGTGGGGCGCGTTCAGGGAAGAGTCGCTATGCGGAAGCCCAGTCAGTGGCGACAGGTAAAGGCGTTATTTATATCGCGACGGCGGGGGCGGGCGATGATGAAATGTCAGACCGCATTGCACGTCATCAAGCGCAGCGGCCCTCTGAGTGGATGACAGTTGAAGAGCCGTTAGATCTTGCTGCGGCTATTCGCCAATATAGCCAGTCTGACAATTGCTTGCTGGTGGATTGCTTAACACTTTGGTTAACAAACTGCTTATTTGACCCCAATAATGTCATTTCTTGGCAAGATAGGAAGTCTGATTTTATGGCAGCGCTGGCTGAAGCGCCTGGACGTATTATTATGGTCAGTAATGAAGTCGGGCAAGGTATTGTTCCGCTAGGAGAGGTGTCCCGTCGCTTTGTTGATGAAAGCGGTTGGTTACACCAAGAAATAGCAGCAGTCGCTGGGAAAGTTGTATTTGTGATAGCAGGCTTACCACAAGTGCTAAAAGACAGCACAGTTTAA
- a CDS encoding histidine phosphatase family protein gives MSATKAKTMMTQVDVLRHGLPEGAGCLRGHTDFAITPTGLSQMHQAIVDISHLDQIVSSPLQRCSNFAYALSTSRSTPLAIDAQWQELDFGDWDGRPHKELWQTYQQELDLFWRDPWHNTPHQGESLPEFDLRIIQAWQRLLSDYQGKKLLLVTHAGVMRQLLRHILEMPQTAKYLQRLQLPYAARFRITIFHDENNEDWPQLHWPVSQQFVHSE, from the coding sequence ATGTCAGCGACTAAAGCCAAAACAATGATGACACAAGTAGACGTATTACGTCATGGCTTACCTGAAGGCGCTGGTTGCTTGCGAGGGCATACCGATTTTGCGATAACCCCAACGGGGTTAAGTCAAATGCACCAAGCTATTGTGGATATAAGCCACCTTGATCAAATTGTTAGTTCGCCCCTACAGCGCTGCAGTAATTTTGCTTATGCACTTTCAACGTCAAGGTCGACACCACTCGCGATAGATGCACAATGGCAAGAGCTGGATTTTGGGGATTGGGATGGCCGACCGCACAAAGAGTTGTGGCAAACATACCAGCAAGAATTGGACTTGTTTTGGCGGGATCCTTGGCATAATACACCCCATCAAGGGGAAAGCTTGCCTGAGTTTGACCTTAGGATAATTCAAGCATGGCAGAGGCTATTGAGTGATTATCAAGGTAAGAAGCTTTTGTTGGTGACTCATGCTGGTGTTATGCGCCAGCTACTTCGTCATATTTTAGAAATGCCTCAGACAGCGAAGTATTTACAACGTTTGCAATTGCCTTACGCGGCACGCTTTCGCATCACTATTTTTCACGATGAAAACAATGAAGATTGGCCGCAATTGCATTGGCCTGTCAGTCAGCAGTTTGTCCATAGTGAGTGA
- a CDS encoding cobyric acid synthase, translating to MQPTIKAVMVQGTTSDAGKSVLAAGLCRVLARKGINVAPFKSQNMALNSAVTKDGGEIGRAQAVQAQACRIEPTVHMNPVLLKPNTDIGAQIIVQGKAITDMDAVSYHGYKKVVMSSVMESFAILQHEHDTVVIEGAGSPAEINLRENDIANMGFAEEADIPVIIIADIDRGGVFAHLYGTLALLSESEQARVKGFVINRFRGDVKLLESGLDWLEEKTGKPVLGVLPYLHGLMLEAEDAINSQQVEAADQQLNVVVPVLTRVSNHTDFDPLRMHPQVNLQFVGKGQPFPAADLIIIPGTKSVRSDLAFLREQGWDKNIERHLRLGGKVMGICGGYQMLGEQIADPEGIEGPAGESAGLGYLATQTVLAKNKQLKQTTGTLAMPEQATVPVRGYEIHAGVTTGIAVDAPVQLADGPDGQFGVDNQVFGTYLHGIFEQQEACDAILSWAGLEATQTPDFDAMREQGIDRVADTLEQYMDLGKLWPEWADKFDATLSQNY from the coding sequence ATGCAACCCACAATTAAAGCGGTAATGGTTCAAGGCACAACATCAGACGCAGGTAAAAGCGTATTGGCGGCTGGCTTATGCCGTGTCTTGGCGCGAAAAGGGATCAATGTTGCGCCATTTAAATCGCAGAATATGGCTTTAAATAGCGCCGTCACCAAAGATGGTGGTGAAATAGGTAGAGCGCAAGCGGTTCAAGCGCAAGCATGCCGTATTGAACCGACAGTACACATGAACCCTGTGTTGCTAAAGCCAAACACGGATATTGGTGCGCAAATTATTGTCCAAGGTAAAGCAATAACAGACATGGATGCGGTGAGTTACCATGGCTATAAAAAAGTGGTGATGAGTTCGGTGATGGAATCATTTGCTATTTTACAACATGAGCATGATACCGTTGTGATTGAAGGGGCGGGTAGCCCTGCTGAAATCAATTTACGTGAAAATGATATCGCGAATATGGGATTTGCAGAAGAAGCAGACATCCCCGTAATCATTATTGCAGATATCGATCGGGGTGGCGTGTTTGCGCATTTGTATGGCACCTTGGCATTGCTATCAGAATCAGAGCAAGCACGAGTAAAAGGTTTTGTGATCAACCGTTTTCGCGGCGATGTGAAGCTATTAGAGTCAGGTTTAGATTGGCTTGAAGAAAAAACAGGTAAACCTGTACTTGGCGTGTTGCCATATCTTCATGGGTTAATGCTTGAAGCTGAAGATGCCATTAACAGCCAACAAGTCGAAGCCGCTGACCAGCAGCTCAATGTTGTGGTGCCTGTGTTAACGCGCGTGAGTAATCATACTGATTTCGATCCACTCCGTATGCATCCACAAGTCAATTTACAGTTTGTCGGCAAAGGACAACCTTTCCCTGCTGCTGATTTAATTATAATCCCTGGTACTAAAAGTGTGCGTAGCGATCTGGCGTTTTTGCGTGAGCAAGGTTGGGATAAAAACATTGAACGTCACTTACGCTTAGGCGGTAAAGTCATGGGCATTTGTGGTGGTTACCAGATGCTGGGTGAACAGATTGCCGATCCTGAAGGTATTGAAGGGCCTGCAGGAGAAAGCGCAGGGCTTGGTTATCTCGCAACACAGACAGTACTAGCAAAAAACAAGCAATTAAAACAAACAACTGGCACACTCGCTATGCCAGAGCAAGCAACAGTACCTGTCCGTGGTTATGAGATCCATGCCGGTGTAACAACGGGGATCGCTGTTGATGCACCTGTCCAGTTAGCGGACGGTCCGGATGGACAGTTTGGTGTTGATAACCAAGTATTTGGTACTTATCTTCACGGGATTTTTGAGCAGCAAGAAGCCTGTGATGCTATTTTGTCGTGGGCAGGCTTAGAAGCGACGCAAACCCCCGATTTTGATGCGATGCGAGAGCAAGGCATTGATCGTGTAGCAGACACGCTTGAGCAGTATATGGACCTTGGCAAACTGTGGCCCGAATGGGCGGATAAGTTTGATGCTACATTAAGCCAAAATTACTAG
- a CDS encoding YdcF family protein, giving the protein MNKTLLALALGGLLSFSSTTVIASPQESIQSSVEYSQFTSKRQVVDQLLSDAVTAFKSPARISHAGFTAKMPSNMEIVTNRLLEAYQLEPYRTDLLISAANAQIYNKNADRAIDLFEQVLDVAPQDVDAHSYLAVWQHFNGNEAESQKHMQTLKTLNEGRATDIQRIFDTVNRIVATPLKETLGKERKGNTAIITLGYALNPDGSMHEILIQRLEKTLAFAKKQPNSMIVLTGGVPKNHKTEGKLMADWLVDHGIARDRIIEDNYARSTVENALYSSYALARHNIDHATIISSASHVRRGQTLFEIASWQTGPKDITFDTVSAADKPLDDLKVPSQGELLGIYRDALRTYGMWSYRSYPLEQR; this is encoded by the coding sequence ATGAATAAAACACTTCTTGCTTTAGCCTTAGGTGGCCTACTTAGCTTCTCCTCTACGACTGTTATTGCATCTCCTCAAGAAAGTATTCAATCAAGTGTTGAATACAGCCAGTTCACTTCCAAGCGTCAAGTGGTCGATCAACTATTAAGTGACGCTGTCACGGCATTTAAATCACCCGCGCGTATTTCACACGCTGGCTTTACTGCAAAAATGCCAAGTAACATGGAGATCGTGACAAATCGCTTACTTGAAGCCTACCAACTTGAGCCTTACCGCACAGATCTCTTGATCTCGGCTGCAAATGCTCAGATTTATAACAAGAACGCTGATCGTGCTATCGATCTATTTGAACAAGTGCTAGATGTCGCACCACAAGATGTCGATGCGCATAGTTACCTTGCGGTATGGCAACACTTCAATGGCAATGAAGCTGAATCGCAAAAGCATATGCAAACCCTAAAAACGTTAAACGAAGGCCGTGCTACTGATATCCAACGTATTTTTGATACAGTAAATCGCATTGTCGCTACGCCTCTGAAAGAAACGTTAGGTAAAGAACGCAAAGGTAATACGGCGATCATCACGCTAGGTTATGCGCTTAACCCTGATGGCAGCATGCATGAAATTTTGATCCAACGCTTAGAAAAAACATTAGCATTTGCGAAGAAGCAACCTAACTCAATGATAGTGCTAACCGGTGGCGTACCGAAAAACCACAAGACCGAAGGCAAGTTAATGGCAGACTGGTTGGTTGATCACGGCATTGCGCGAGACCGCATTATTGAAGATAACTATGCACGCAGCACAGTTGAAAATGCTCTTTATAGTAGCTATGCGCTTGCTCGTCACAATATCGATCACGCGACTATCATCAGTTCAGCTAGCCACGTACGCCGTGGTCAAACATTGTTTGAAATTGCGAGCTGGCAAACGGGTCCAAAAGACATCACATTCGATACCGTTTCTGCTGCAGATAAACCACTGGATGATTTAAAAGTCCCAAGCCAAGGCGAGTTGTTAGGCATTTACCGTGATGCCCTGCGCACTTATGGCATGTGGAGTTACCGCTCATACCCGCTAGAACAACGATAA
- a CDS encoding catalase, with protein MSKKLTTAAGCPVAHNQNVQTAGKRGPQLLQDVWFLEKLAHFDREVIPERRMHAKGSGAYGTFTVTHDITQYTKAKIFSEIGKKTELFTRFTTVAGERGAADAERDIRGFAIKFYTEEGNWDLVGNNTPVFFLRDPLKFPDLNHAVKRDPRTNMRSAKNNWDFWTSLPEALHQITIVMSDRGIPATYRHMHGFGSHTFSFINSDNERFWVKFHFKSQQGIKNLSDAEAEKIIGQDRESHHRDLLESIDNQDFPKWTLHVQIMPEDDASKVPYNPFDLTKIWPHKDYPLIEVGELELNRNPENFFAEVEQSAFNPASVVPGISFSPDKMLQGRLFSYGDAQRYRLGVNHHSIPVNAPRCPVHSYHRDGAMRVDGNHGGTLGYEPNDQGEWAEQPDFSEPPLSLDGAAAHWDHREDDDYFSQPGDLFRLMAPEKQAILFDNTARNLQGVPEEIQIRHLKHCFKADPAYGDGIAKLLGIDASKYQEK; from the coding sequence ATGAGTAAGAAATTAACCACAGCAGCAGGCTGCCCTGTTGCCCATAATCAAAATGTTCAAACAGCAGGTAAAAGAGGCCCACAACTGCTACAAGACGTGTGGTTTCTAGAAAAGCTCGCACACTTTGATCGTGAAGTTATTCCAGAACGTCGTATGCACGCAAAAGGTTCAGGTGCTTACGGCACATTCACGGTGACACACGACATAACCCAGTACACAAAAGCCAAGATCTTCTCTGAAATTGGTAAAAAGACTGAACTTTTCACTCGCTTCACGACAGTCGCAGGTGAACGCGGTGCTGCTGATGCAGAGCGTGATATCCGCGGGTTTGCCATTAAGTTTTATACCGAAGAAGGCAACTGGGATTTGGTTGGTAATAACACCCCAGTGTTCTTCTTACGTGACCCACTAAAATTCCCAGATTTAAACCACGCCGTGAAACGCGATCCGCGTACCAACATGCGTAGTGCTAAAAACAACTGGGATTTTTGGACATCACTCCCTGAAGCGTTACACCAAATTACGATCGTAATGAGTGACCGCGGCATTCCAGCGACATATCGTCATATGCATGGCTTTGGTAGCCACACCTTTAGCTTTATTAACAGTGATAATGAGCGTTTCTGGGTTAAATTCCACTTCAAGTCTCAGCAAGGTATTAAAAACTTGTCTGATGCAGAAGCCGAGAAAATCATTGGCCAAGACCGTGAAAGCCATCACCGTGACTTGCTTGAAAGTATCGATAATCAAGACTTCCCTAAATGGACCTTACACGTTCAAATCATGCCTGAAGACGATGCATCCAAAGTACCTTACAACCCGTTCGATCTTACTAAAATCTGGCCACATAAAGATTATCCACTCATCGAAGTGGGTGAACTAGAACTCAATCGTAACCCTGAAAACTTCTTCGCTGAAGTAGAACAATCAGCGTTCAACCCAGCAAGTGTGGTTCCTGGTATCAGCTTCTCACCCGATAAGATGCTGCAAGGCCGTTTATTCTCATACGGTGATGCACAACGTTATCGCTTAGGTGTTAACCACCACAGCATTCCAGTGAATGCCCCTCGCTGCCCAGTTCATAGTTACCACCGTGACGGTGCAATGCGTGTCGATGGTAACCATGGCGGTACATTAGGTTATGAGCCAAACGATCAAGGAGAATGGGCTGAACAACCTGACTTCTCTGAGCCACCGCTAAGTTTAGACGGTGCAGCAGCGCATTGGGATCATCGCGAAGACGATGATTACTTTAGCCAACCAGGTGATTTATTCCGCTTAATGGCACCAGAGAAGCAAGCGATTCTATTTGATAACACAGCGCGCAATCTGCAAGGTGTTCCTGAAGAGATTCAAATTCGTCACCTTAAACATTGCTTTAAAGCCGACCCTGCTTATGGTGACGGTATCGCGAAATTGTTGGGTATAGATGCAAGTAAGTACCAAGAAAAGTAA
- a CDS encoding patatin-like phospholipase family protein encodes MSKSALIVEGGAMRGIFASGVLDAFMAEDFQPYDFAIGVSAGASNLVGYLSHSPKRSFQVITTMATDKTFFNPTRFAKGGNLVDVKWLWDESNQRFPFDSERLFSNIPLYAAVTNIDTGNADYYQVKPDTISKIIEATTALPIAYRETPCFSGGCYTDGGVADSIPVKEAYRQGARDITVILSHPLSYEMKPTKYPWLLKRLLSRYPNIAESMAVRASNYNQSLAFIRNPPSDARIRVIAPPEDFAIKRLTMDTTLLNTGYEMGKKAGEEHLAIQNGTYGLHDENCHFCF; translated from the coding sequence ATGAGTAAAAGTGCGTTAATCGTTGAAGGTGGAGCAATGCGAGGCATCTTCGCCAGTGGAGTATTAGACGCCTTTATGGCAGAGGATTTTCAACCCTACGATTTTGCTATCGGCGTATCAGCAGGAGCATCGAATTTAGTGGGGTATTTGTCACACTCCCCAAAACGTAGCTTTCAAGTCATCACAACAATGGCGACAGATAAAACCTTCTTTAATCCCACTCGATTCGCTAAAGGGGGAAATCTCGTTGATGTGAAATGGCTCTGGGATGAATCCAACCAACGCTTTCCATTTGATTCTGAAAGGCTTTTCTCAAACATTCCGCTTTATGCTGCCGTTACCAATATCGATACAGGTAATGCTGATTACTATCAAGTAAAGCCAGATACTATCTCTAAGATCATCGAAGCAACCACTGCCTTACCCATTGCCTACCGTGAAACGCCGTGCTTTTCAGGTGGCTGTTATACCGATGGCGGTGTCGCAGATTCGATCCCTGTAAAAGAAGCCTATCGCCAAGGTGCACGTGATATTACCGTGATTTTATCACACCCACTGAGCTACGAAATGAAGCCAACGAAATACCCTTGGTTACTAAAAAGGCTGCTATCTCGCTATCCCAACATCGCTGAATCCATGGCAGTTCGAGCAAGCAACTATAATCAATCTCTGGCATTCATTCGCAATCCGCCCAGTGATGCTCGCATTCGTGTTATCGCACCACCAGAAGACTTCGCGATTAAGCGACTCACTATGGATACCACTTTGCTTAACACAGGATACGAAATGGGTAAAAAAGCAGGAGAAGAGCACCTTGCCATTCAAAACGGTACTTATGGCTTACACGATGAAAACTGTCATTTCTGTTTTTAA